From one Pontibacillus sp. HMF3514 genomic stretch:
- a CDS encoding threonine/serine exporter family protein: MIAEQFITSFIASASFGILFQAPKSTILKCGLVGTIGWVIYILFLASNMDAMTGAFVASFVIAMIGQFFARIYKTPVIVFSVAGIIPLVPGGLAYDAMRHFVQNNYGEALPTAASVFMNSGAIAIGLVLSEVMNQVLRKMRKRELWR; this comes from the coding sequence ATGATTGCTGAACAATTTATCACAAGTTTTATAGCTTCAGCTTCATTTGGCATACTCTTCCAGGCTCCGAAAAGTACAATCCTTAAATGTGGGTTAGTGGGGACCATAGGATGGGTCATATACATATTATTTTTGGCATCCAATATGGATGCAATGACAGGTGCGTTTGTTGCATCATTTGTTATTGCCATGATTGGACAGTTCTTTGCCAGGATCTATAAAACGCCCGTTATTGTATTTAGTGTAGCCGGTATTATACCTTTGGTACCTGGAGGGCTAGCCTATGATGCCATGCGTCACTTTGTCCAAAATAATTATGGAGAAGCTTTACCTACAGCAGCAAGTGTATTTATGAACTCAGGCGCAATCGCCATTGGGCTTGTGCTCTCAGAAGTGATGAACCAGGTTTTGAGGAAGATGAGGAAACGAGAGTTGTGGAGATGA
- a CDS encoding type II toxin-antitoxin system RelE/ParE family toxin: MWAQSAVNDLDEICTYISHDSEEYARLFARRILEAIEQVATFPLSGKIVPELKNQLIRGKIHGNYRIIYRDMGEVLEVVRIMHAARDFE; encoded by the coding sequence ATATGGGCGCAAAGTGCTGTTAATGATTTGGACGAAATTTGCACTTATATATCTCATGATTCTGAAGAATATGCACGATTATTTGCAAGAAGAATACTTGAAGCCATTGAGCAAGTAGCTACATTCCCTCTTTCAGGTAAAATTGTACCTGAGTTAAAAAATCAACTTATTAGGGGAAAAATTCACGGTAATTACAGAATTATTTATAGAGACATGGGAGAAGTCCTAGAAGTTGTTAGAATCATGCATGCTGCAAGGGACTTTGAATAA
- a CDS encoding permease, which produces MIGISIATKWEYEATLEYFSIKDNERFGYPYGEYFMRTINDTELVFYSTGVRKVNGVGGNQYMISKFNLTKVIVAGTCAGIDDKFSNLDIFVPDKAVQYDCTVKEIEPFIKQSFIVDIDLSKYGNDFYAGTIGTADKAVVMWKDYLELKENKIIIADTEAGAIAYICKKNDVECIIIKGISDFPTEESNSEKFESNNEQINIYLENTPKVMNKIFGEYLKRFI; this is translated from the coding sequence ATGATAGGAATAAGCATAGCAACTAAGTGGGAATACGAAGCAACATTGGAATACTTTAGCATAAAAGATAACGAACGTTTCGGTTATCCTTATGGCGAGTATTTCATGAGAACAATTAATGATACTGAGCTCGTTTTTTATAGTACCGGTGTAAGAAAAGTAAATGGTGTTGGTGGTAATCAGTATATGATTTCTAAATTTAATTTAACTAAAGTAATCGTTGCTGGAACATGTGCAGGAATAGATGATAAGTTCAGTAATTTGGATATTTTTGTACCAGATAAAGCCGTTCAATATGATTGCACAGTAAAAGAAATTGAGCCTTTTATTAAACAATCCTTCATAGTCGATATTGATCTATCAAAATATGGAAATGATTTTTATGCCGGAACAATTGGAACCGCTGATAAAGCAGTAGTTATGTGGAAGGACTATTTAGAACTTAAAGAAAACAAAATAATAATAGCCGATACAGAAGCGGGTGCAATTGCTTATATCTGTAAGAAGAATGATGTTGAGTGCATTATTATAAAAGGAATATCTGATTTTCCAACAGAAGAAAGTAACTCTGAAAAATTCGAATCGAACAATGAACAAATTAATATTTATTTAGAAAACACCCCCAAAGTTATGAACAAAATATTTGGCGAATATTTAAAGAGATTTATTTAA